The following proteins come from a genomic window of Salminus brasiliensis chromosome 15, fSalBra1.hap2, whole genome shotgun sequence:
- the chst10 gene encoding carbohydrate sulfotransferase 10, with the protein MMRRHWLLVGACGWVLLILMFVSKFINFSFRMPDDYGGRTEMLNWTFPSIKTVKHLPEQLIQKPASQPSPASSGGPTEAEHSDWQAVTVQRLQLLSSVCRNSSLWNLTHTPLRKFVLDRIFVCDKHKILFCQTPKVGNTQWKKVLIVLNGKFSKVEDIPENVVHDHERNGLPRLSSMSDTDITERLHTYFKFFIVRDPFERLISAFKDKFVKNPRFEPWYKHNIAPAIIRKYRKSHRDTGESAGLHFEDFVRYLGDEPGRQHLDRQFGDHIIHWLTYTELCAPCDIAYNVVGHHETLERDAPYILKSAGIADLVSYPTIPPGITRYNRTKVERYFSGIGKRDVRRLYARYQGDFSLFGYHRPDFLLD; encoded by the exons ATGATGCGCCGTCACTGGCTGTTGGTTGGTGCTTGTGGGTGGGTGCTGCTCATCCTCATGTTTGTCAGCAAGTTCATCAACTTCAGCTTCAGAATGCCAGATG ACTATGGGGGAAGGACTGAAATGCTGAACTGGACCTTTCCGTCCATAAAGACTGTGAAACATCTACCTGAGCAGCTCATACAGAAGCCAGCATCGCAGCCGTCTCCAGCA TCCTCAGGTGGTCCGACTGAAGCCGAGCATTCAGACTGGCAAGCTGTAACCGTGCAGCGTTTGCAGCTTTTGTCCAGCGTTTGCAGGAACTCCTCTCTCTGGAATCTCACTCACACTCCACTGCGCAAGTTTGTCCTCGACCGCATCTTTGTTTGCGACAAACACAAGATCCTTTTCTGCCAGACCCCCAAAGTGGGCAACACACAGTGGAAGAAGGTCCTCATTGTTCTCAATG GAAAGTTCTCCAAGGTTGAAGATATACCTGAGAATGTGGTCCATGACCACGAGAGAAATGGTTTACCTCGCCTGTCCTCTATGAGTGACACAGACATCACTGAAAG ATTACACACATACTTCAAGTTCTTCATTGTCAGAGACCCCTTCGAGCGCCTCATATCTGCCTTCAAGGACAAGTTTGTGAAGAACCCGCGCTTCGAGCCATGGTACAAGCACAACATAGCTCCTGCCATTATACGCAAGTACCGTAAAAGTCACCGCGACACTGGTGAAAGTGCAGGGTTGCACTTTGAGGACTTTGTCCGCTACCTAGGCGATGAGCCTGGCCGCCAGCACTTGGACCGGCAGTTTGGTGACCACATCATTCACTGGTTAACCTACACTGAACTTTGCGCTCCTTGCGACATTGCGTACAATGTGGTCGGGCACCACGAGACTCTGGAGCGCGACGCGCCATATATTCTGAAATCTGCCGGCATCGCGGATCTGGTGTCCTACCCAACTATCCCACCTGGCATAACCCGTTACAACCGGACCAAGGTGGAGCGCTACTTCTCTGGGATCGGCAAGCGGGACGTTCGCCGCCTCTACGCTCGCTACCAGGGTGACTTTAGCCTTTTTGGGTACCACAGACCTGATTTCCTGTTGGACTAA